In the Naumovozyma dairenensis CBS 421 chromosome 4, complete genome genome, one interval contains:
- the HIF1 gene encoding Hif1p (similar to Saccharomyces cerevisiae HIF1 (YLL022C); ancestral locus Anc_4.37), translating into MHMSAMEKELKDLIIRGTKYTANKDFTKAAEIYAKILDSLIKGRELDDVDFNKEDLIVARYMVSMAQCLFEMALENTDLFGGLGNGIGNADEDDDNEDDNDDGSPSSHSGSDIDGEDSDNEGKPTLNKTFFQFDHEEEEEEEEDDDTEEEKKGTRKENKQFNESNIESEEESALESEEAEEEEDINDGDNSIMKCKHFSDYLTGDFLMHSSHLAEKAYELYNKSGSYCQESIDASKIIGDINLEWESFETAVDCYKTALKTYQRVYNKMDYKLLWSVCEAMKYCEEVTGAKPSRERLKYLKQISIDEDNDDAELGLWAENEYLESSIPRAGPPSSEPSSSSSSFASFVSKNNKNKKRKTQWLPSVSSPSTANDLSGLVRKKTKKNPQKPSKTLRNP; encoded by the coding sequence ATGCATATGTCAGCTATGgaaaaggaattgaaagaCTTGATCATTCGAGGTACAAAATATACTGCTAATAAAGATTTTACAAAAGCGGCTGAAATATATGCCAAGATATTAGATTCGTTAATTAAGGGTCGTGAATTAGACGATGTCgatttcaataaagaagatCTAATAGTTGCAAGATATATGGTATCCATGGCACAATgtttatttgaaatggCTTTGGAAAATACTGACTTGTTTGGAGGTCTAGGAAATGGTATCGGCAATgcagatgaagatgacgatAACGAGGACGATAATGATGACGGAAGTCCCAGCTCCCATTCCGGAAGCGATATAGATGGCGAAGATAGTGATAACGAAGGGAAACCTACTTTGAATAAAACTTTCTTTCAGTTTGAtcatgaagaagaagaagaggaggaggaggacGATGATACTGAAGAGGAAAAGAAAGGAACTcgtaaagaaaataaacaGTTTAATGAGAGCAATATTGAATCAGAAGAAGAGTCAGCTCTTGAATCAGAAGAAGccgaagaagaagaagatattaatgatGGTGACAACAGTATAATGAAATGTAAACATTTTTCCGATTATTTAACAGGTGATTTTTTGATGCATTCATCCCATTTAGCGGAAAAAGCCTACGagttatataataaatccGGGTCATATTGTCAAGAAAGTATAGATGCAAGTAAAATCATAGGGGATATTAATCTAGAATGGGAATCGTTCGAAACTGCCGTTGATTGTTACAAGACAGCCCTTAAGACATACCAGAGGGTCTACAACAAGATGGATTATAAACTTCTATGGTCAGTCTGTGAAGCAATGAAATATTGTGAAGAAGTCACCGGAGCTAAACCAAGCCGTGAGCGtcttaaatatttgaagcAAATATCCATTGAcgaagataatgatgatgccGAATTGGGATTGTGGgcagaaaatgaatatcTGGAATCATCAATTCCACGAGCAGGTCCACCATCGTCTgaaccttcttcttcttcttcttcttttgctTCCTTTGTtagtaaaaataataaaaataaaaagaggAAAACGCAATGGTTACCCTCCGTTTCCAGCCCTAGCACGGCCAACGACCTTTCAGGGCTTGTCAGGAAGAAGACCAAGAAGAACCCTCAAAAACCCTCAAAAACCCTAAGAAACCCCTAA
- the POM33 gene encoding nucleoporin POM33 (similar to Saccharomyces cerevisiae YLL023C; ancestral locus Anc_4.36), whose amino-acid sequence MTANSVNSNNKKNDVASKLAAKNNTFSKRFVRLTKSLQFYWFLGHAITLFASFIYFFTFSFKQSWYRIAFFGALQSFGVLIYQQQFLSKSTTSKPAASEEVQILEYENILYFILALTWISTPKLSIALVPYIAFSTLHFSSYLQSTLLPKLFPGATADKVSSYISKFHECYNEKSMYWVASGELLIECILILRALLFFPKSWIVLIIYSLFLKVKFELSKYSTTVFAQWRVIFDGIISHPMVPPQIKKAYNFIKLNLISLSNFKLIRYLNIPIPIQDEKKKEN is encoded by the coding sequence ATGACTGCAAATTCTGTCAActctaataataagaaaaatgacGTGGCTTCTAAATTGGCAGCTAAGAATAATACTTTCTCTAAGAGGTTCGTTAGACTAACCAAGTCGTTACAATTTTATTGGTTCTTAGGCCATGCTATCACTTTGTTCGCATcctttatttatttcttcactttttctttcaaacaATCATGGTATAGAATTGCGTTTTTTGGTGCCTTACAATCATTTGGTGTCCTTATCtatcaacaacaatttttatcaaaatctaCGACTTCTAAACCTGCTGCTTCTGAAGAGGTCCAAATTCTGGAATATGAAAACATTTTGTATTTTATCTTAGCTTTAACATGGATCTCCACTCCAAAGCTCTCTATTGCTTTAGTCCCTTACATCGCATTCTCCACTTTACATTTCTCCTCTTATTTGCAATCTACTTTATTACCAAAACTTTTCCCAGGTGCTACTGCAGATAAAGTTTCCTCTTATATCTCCAAATTCCATGAATGTtacaatgaaaaatcaatgTACTGGGTCGCTTCAGGTGAATTATTGATCGAATGCATCTTAATCTTAAGAGCACTCCTATTCTTCCCAAAATCATGGATAGTCTTAATCATCTATTCCCTTTTCTTGAAAGTTAAATTCGAATTATCTAAATATTCCACCACTGTTTTCGCTCAATGGAGAGTCATCTTCGATGGAATCATCTCTCACCCAATGGTTCCTCCTCAAATTAAAAAGGCAtacaatttcattaaattaaatttgatttctttatcaaattttaaattgatAAGATACCtaaatattccaattccaattcaagatgaaaagaaaaaggaaaattag
- the SPA2 gene encoding Spa2p (similar to Saccharomyces cerevisiae SPA2 (YLL021W) and SPH1 (YLR313C); ancestral locus Anc_4.39), with protein MQEQSNPSSPNLSSSMTPNTATKTSNITFTKDQQNDIYQYYVSLNDFFKVTGLTRPNRSASTRAQKARAKLLKLSSSQFYELSTDVSDELQRRIDENNTTISSNGSTSKTNSFLAPRSNFHLKRNQARQKLANLSQTRFNDLVDDILFEIKRRGYHIKPVEEEEKPSKAEELQLKPPLSHAHSQSQSQSALPTTSIQSSLIIPQKASIDWSSEDDEDDAAKIGHSGDEDNATVDNNDLNETINTTSNDTVNTVENSNPFMKALENEMALNSKIDETFTNEKFNNEVQSTTNDNTTRSSIDDDASSVNKIDLSKNVLPTIITETPTITTGSTDPTPKEDNVFSKGLPVTPSAVLSPEEIEDNSNRLIELQLKIKSLTNELSLIRHENNTLKNKDHNTSKLINEQFVQKELINLNSELSKLSIENENLKQNISELELKLKSQSSRSSSNDHTQINLLNEMAIEPFTSKDGYIPIDLINTLYSHINSFDISLKQNTSGQLNMGTQLFKELSKITNLISHIISTVELPQFNDQIVVLKASLSHMITSTRYYSIFGHLLPKITMYSAISEIIFALCNLIKIAKIRPSNNNKAINHLKTSASETITKDTLSTNPLGSKEIGDINNNVTTNKTLPLSNADNISNTPLTPITPNFEKPGFNATGDITEFYEDSPVKPLKIAQKPHNSPLLNSRSNSRQPSNAGFFPIKPDSKASSSKNFNSLSSLNLSTIGTTPTPSLKTQDRSLNDSVDNLDKKDLNVSQSDVNKTPTSFLPANSSASSSSVPPIIEDEAMSTNPIVTNPTHTMDNNVKKLLSQLNDGNNSNNKNMAVPNASVIPPSKVSKAEKQDNHVDNAHKETNDNVLPIIELKQPVPDIPIRKNRGINNRLKSVPGSPVKANFSENDSSNVETVRDDSISTDAQNDLNEEHTIIENVLTEMEPNKKDEQEEVQPNQEVKHDIQPDNDQPNTSETANDISKNSEPARVPAVEAKSANKTSVVALESSAKVPIKSESQNNEPVNHDLLNEAATQKELFNEAPIKKEVPNEAPTEGESFDKTLIQKESSAKHLTEEVIGSLEQGNEPKIPHDDHTSTSPIDLHNEPIDLEGPALQPKISEQHGDNAENEDGVVHKDNIPDIIPHSSPLPKEVEDVLEKSPRQVPNKIESNTARSIDLSSLSSSSKSSVESVRSTEKEGPLVEEQIQRPQKAEETNAVAESQDEEISIEEVPQIEKEENILSVSPFKEDIHKEEKSVETSEEESEEESEGEGEEEETNDENDSYEFVPLDHKVKDENVAKIGTDFDSDTSSEEEDDDEEDAPEDEDDDEDDEEEEDDEDEDEEDFDVDAFDIENPDNTLSELLLYLEHQTVQVISTIQSLLSSIKEPEATKGDLRTESNAINQVINQMVDATSISMNQSRNANLKKHGIWVVQSLEDCGRRMTVLCQLNRDGVLIKMEKSDGDYADKHFKQRLAGIVFDVAKCTKELVKTVEEASLKEEIDYLNSRLN; from the coding sequence ATGCAAGAACAAAGTAATCCATCATCGCCTAACTTAAGCAGTAGCATGACTCCAAATACTGCTACAAAGACGTCAAATATAACATTCACAAAAGATCAACAAAATGATATCTATCAATATTATGTCTCGTTGaatgatttcttcaaagttACAGGATTAACTCGACCTAATAGATCAGCATCCACTAGAGCTCAAAAAGCAAGAGCAAAACTATTAAAATTGTCATCATCTCAATTTTATGAATTAAGTACAGACGTCTCTGATGAATTACAAAGGAGAATCGACGAAAATAATACCACCATTAGTAGTAACGGATCCACAAGTAAAACGAATAGTTTCTTGGCTCCGCGATCTAACTTCCATCTAAAGAGAAATCAAGCTAGACAAAAATTGGCTAACTTGTCACAAACAAGATTCAATGATTTAGTAGATGATATcctttttgaaattaaaagaagagGATATCATATAAAACCAGTTgaggaagaagagaaaCCAAGTAAAGCGgaagaattacaattaaAACCACCACTCTCACATGCACATTCACAATCGCAATCACAATCAGCTTTACCAACGACATCTATCCAATCATCTCTGATTATACCTCAAAAGGCGTCTATAGATTGGTCTTCGgaggatgatgaagacGATGCTGCAAAAATTGGTCACAGTGGTGATGAGGACAACGCTACggttgataataatgatcttAACGAAACTATAAACACGACAAGTAACGACACAGTGAATACAGTGGAAAACTCAAATCCCTTTATGAAGGCtttggaaaatgaaatggCTCTTAATTCTAAGATCGATGAAACTTTTACAAATGagaaattcaataatgaagTTCAATCAACAACCAACGATAATACCACACGATCAtctattgatgatgatgcatCATCagttaataaaattgacCTATCCAAGAATGTGCTACCAACAATTATAACGGAAACCCCAACAATAACTACTGGTTCTACGGATCCTACACCGAAAGAAGACAACGTCTTTTCTAAAGGTTTGCCTGTTACTCCATCTGCCGTATTATCTCCTGAAGAAATAGAAGATAACTCAAATagattaattgaattacaattaaaaataaaatcattaacCAATGAATTAAGCTTAATTAGacatgaaaataatactttgaaaaataaagatcaTAATACATCCAAGttaattaatgaacaatttgtgcaaaaagaattgatcaatttgaattctgaattatctaaattatcaattgaaaatgaaaatttgaagCAAAATATATCTGAATTAGAACTTAAATTAAAATCACAGTCAAGTCGAAGTTCAAGTAACGATCATACTCAAATTAACCtattaaatgaaatggCGATAGAACCCTTCACATCGAAAGACGGATATATACCGATTGACCTCATTAATACATTATATTCTCATATAAATTCTTTCGACATATCATTAAAGCAAAATACCAGTGGTCAACTGAATATGGGTACacaattatttaaagaacTATCAAAGATAACTAACCTAATATCACACATCATTTCCACTGTAGAACTACCTCAATTTAATGATCAAATTGTCGTTCTAAAAGCATCATTATCTCATATGATTACATCCACTAGGTATTATTCCATCTTTGGACATTTATTACCAAAAATTACAATGTATTCAGCCATTTCCGAAATCATTTTTGCCCTTTGTAACTTAATTAAAATTGCAAAGATAAGGCCttcaaataacaataaggcaataaatcatttgaagaCTAGTGCTAGCGAAACAATCACAAAGGATACTTTGTCCACGAATCCACTTGGAagtaaagaaattggagacataaataataatgttacCACTAACAAGACTTTACCTTTAAGCAATGCAGATAATATTAGCAATACACCATTAACTCCAATTACTCCTAATTTTGAGAAGCCAGGTTTCAACGCTACTGGTGACATTACGGAATTTTATGAAGATTCCCCCGTGAAACCGTTGAAAATTGCTCAAAAACCACATAATAGTCCACTTTTAAACTCCCGTTCAAATTCAAGACAACCTTCCAATGCTGGATTCTTCCCAATAAAACCAGATTCAAAagcatcttcatcaaaaaattttaattccTTATcatctttgaatttatcaacAATTGGAACTACTCCAACTCCATCACTGAAAACTCAAGACCGATCACTAAACGATTCAGTTGATAACCTCGACAAGAAAGACCTCAACGTGTCACAATCAGATGTTAACAAAACTCCAACTTCATTTTTACCAGCAAATTCTTCGGCATCGTCCTCATCAGTACCTCCTATTATAGAAGATGAAGCAATGAGTACAAACCCAATAGTGACTAACCCAACTCATACAATGGATAATAAtgtgaaaaaattattatctcaACTCAACGATGGAAATAAtagcaataataaaaacatgGCTGTTCCAAATGCTTCCGTTATCCCACCATCCAAAGTTTCAAAAGCTGAGAAACAAGATAATCATGTTGATAATGCACATAAAGAAACGAATGATAATGTGCTTCCGATAATAGAGCTGAAACAACCTGTACCTGATATACCAATAAGGAAAAATAGAGGGATCAATAATAGACTGAAAAGCGTTCCCGGGAGCCCTGTGAAAGCTAACTTTAGTGAGAATGACTCTTCAAATGTTGAAACAGTAAGGGACGACAGTATATCGACAGATGCTCAAAATGATTTAAACGAGGAACATActataattgaaaatgttttAACGGAAATGGaaccaaataaaaaagatgaacaagaagaagtaCAACCAAACCAAGAAGTAAAACATGATATACAACCAGATAATGACCAGCCAAATACTTCTGAAACAGCCAACGACATATCGAAAAATTCCGAACCAGCCCGAGTACCAGCAGTCGAAGCAAAATCAGCCAATAAAACATCAGTAGTCGCACTGGAATCATCTGCTAAGGTTCCAATCAAATCAGAATCGCAAAATAACGAGCCAGTCAACCACGATTTGCTGAATGAAGCGGCAACCCAGAAGGAATTGTTCAATGAAGCACCAATTAAAAAAGAGGTACCCAACGAAGCACCAACTGAAGGCGAGTCATTCGATAAAACTTTAATCCAAAAAGAATCATCCGCTAAACATCTAACTGAAGAAGTAATAGGGTCTCTGGAACAAGGAAATGAACCTAAGATACCGCATGATGATCATACGTCAACCTCTCCAATTGACCTCCATAATGAACCAATAGATTTAGAAGGACCAGCATTACAACCTAAAATATCAGAACAGCACGGAGATAATGCTGAGAACGAAGATGGAGTAGTGCATAAGGACAATATTCCAGATATAATACCTCATTCATCACCACTACCAAAGGAAGTTGAAGACGTACTTGAAAAATCTCCACGACAAGTACCAAACAAGATAGAAAGCAATACTGCGAGATCGATTGATTTATCAtcgttatcatcatcatcgaaGTCCTCAGTGGAATCAGTTAGGAGTACTGAAAAAGAAGGACCCCTAGTTGAGGAACAAATACAGCGTCCTCAAAAGGCAGAAGAGACCAACGCTGTTGCAGAATCTCAAGATGAGGAAATTAGCATAGAAGAAGTTCctcaaattgaaaaggaagaaaatattctttctgTTTCACCTTTTAAAGAGGATATACATAAGGAGGAAAAATCAGTGGAAACATCAGAGGAAGAATCTGAAGAGGAATCTGAAGGAGAAGgagaggaagaagaaactaacgatgaaaatgatagtTATGAGTTTGTGCCACTAGATCATAAAGTTAAAGACGAAAATGTTGCTAAAATAGGAACTGATTTTGATTCTGATACTTCaagtgaagaagaagatgacgaCGAAGAAGACGCGccagaagatgaagatgacgacgaagatgatgaagaggaagaagatgacgaGGACGAGGACGAGGAAGACTTTGACGTAGATGcatttgatattgaaaatccCGATAATACATTATCGgagttattattatatttggaACATCAAACCGTTCAAGTGATATCTACCATTCAATcgttattatcttcaattaaAGAGCCAGAAGCCACTAAGGGTGACTTAAGAACAGAATCCAATGCAATTAATCAAGTTATTAATCAAATGGTTGATGCCACCAGTATATCTATGAATCAAAGTCGTAATGCCAATTTAAAGAAACATGGTATTTGGGTAGTTCAAAGTTTAGAAGATTGTGGTAGAAGAATGACAGTATTATGTCAATTAAACCGTGACGGGGTATTAATTAAGATGGAGAAAAGTGATGGTGATTATGCTGATAAACATTTCAAACAAAGGTTAGCTGGGATTGTCTTTGATGTTGCCAAATGTACCAAAGAATTGGTCAAGACAGTTGAAGAAGCTagtttgaaagaagaaattgattatttaaattcCAGATTGAATTAA